Part of the Haliotis asinina isolate JCU_RB_2024 chromosome 8, JCU_Hal_asi_v2, whole genome shotgun sequence genome is shown below.
CATTCGTCGTTAGGTGAGCTTGGGGCAAATAATCCATAATCCCCCGCACTTCATTCTATAAATGTTGCTTTTCGTCGTTACGAAAACAATCATAATTGACAAAGTAAACGAAAAGATAAAAGTCGCTGCGAAACTGCATTCCACGATCTTCCAGCCAATATAACTGATCTATTAACAGAATCCTGGTGATGTTTTTGTCTGAGCTATTCCAAGGGCATCTAGATACCTGTGTCCAGCGACCGTCATTCTCTTTAACTTATAAAGCTGACACATGGGGTCCAGTATCACAAGACGTCACAATTTGTTGTACCAGCTTTTGATTATCGAGGTTCGAATCCAGTTTTCTaatatgatgtttgttttttcattctGTCGCTGACGATTTTTGCTGATTTTGTCGTTGTTTCGCACCCCACTCGGCAATATCCAATAAAATCTGAATCATGAAGACCAGGTGGTTGACATAATAAGCATCGACCCATGCGATTTGAACCTGATGACGTGCAATCAACTGTGTCAccaagcccgaccacccgattctTTAATGTCACCTTTTCTTTCTTTAATGTCACCACACAACAAAGCTAAACCTCTCTTGGGGGGATTTCCTCGAAGTTCTGGTCTGTCTGCTCAGGACTGCgtcctggtgttccccgtcattgtattgctggaatattgctaaaagttgcgtaaaacaaaacttgcTTGTACTGTTCCTACGTCTCCCAATGCATCCAACATGTTCGACAAAACGTCGGGGTCAAGTCTTTATGACCGGTACCATATTGGaataattcattatcattgctGCCCACTTCATCCTTGTACATACTACAATAAGGCGCACTCCCACTTGCCTCTTACTACTTGTTACATGCCGCCACTGTTACCACATCAGCCACGCCTGGATTAACACTCCCTGGCTTCCCTTGTCCATTATACCCACCCCATCTGGGTAAACAACCCTCCTGgcttccacttctgtccatctACCTATTAACTACTGACTTCCTTTGTTATACTGTTGTTGTTCCCACGTGTACATAAGTAGCTCGTTGTACTccattgtttcattcacctgatgaagaagcaaGAATATGCTTCGAAGCGTCGtaactcttcacaataaagaagttgtcatccccCAAAAAAACTTGGGCGCCGAGTTTCCTTACACAAGAGGAGAGATGACTTTTTAAAAACCCATATTGTTTAGTGTGTAATTGCCTACATCGCCAACAAGAACAAGGCTGGCTAATTAGGATGAAAAATGGGTTATCTCCCAACTGACAGACgcccatttgacagacagacgaTTGACAGACACTGAACAGGTAGGTTAATTAGGGTAACACCTTTAGGTATAATGGACCAGCCCACTGTCTAATGGAACAGATTAGGATGAGCCTGTAACAGGTTCGTTATTGAGTAGTACCTTctcttttcaaaattgttttactatcaattactatcaaatatacaaacagGCTTGCCACACAGAGGATTGATTGTGTTTTGATTGAAGCATATTGCATTGATTCACGAACAGGGTTTGGCACAAGGTTTCCAAATACAAAAGCCCTTTCCCTTTCAAGAAAGTAATGAAAAAAACTCCCCACATCCATAGCCACATTGACATGATGGggcattttttcatatttattcagAATAAATCTCATTTAAGTGTACCGATCATGTATCTTAATCTTGTGTGGAAAACATTTAACATCCTTATTCCATATGAATATTCTGGTTCACAATTTTCTTTCACGTAGCTATAGGATTTACGTAACGCAACAGCAATTTCTAAGTATTATTCCACACTTTAATTGTTGGTTGAAGCAACGATGATGTTGAGTCTTGTATGTGGTTGGCTAAAATTATTTCAGCTCCTAAACTCATAGCTTGTCTGGTTGCCGATAACTAAAGTCATTTTATACCTCTGTATACCTCATTTTCTTCTTTCCATTAGAACAGTCCACTTTCAGATCATAGTGGTGACGTTCGTTTATCATTACGTAATCTGTGGTCAACAGACCATGGAGAGTTGTTTTAAGACGGTAGGCGAATGGAAGTGTAGGCGATTAGAGAACAACCCCTTGAACCTTACTTATACACCATCTCTCGTACATAAACTCACTGATTTGTTCGACTTGGGGCGTAAAACAGGTCGTTTTCTCTCCCCAAGTAGGGATGAAGATTAATTTGCCACACTTGCCACTGGTATTTGCTTCCCTGCCGACTGGGCTGGTTCAGTTGTGCCATTTTTTCACTGTTTGCAGACTGGGCCTTCTTTCATCTAGACTAACATGAACCATTACATTAGAATAATGCTGACTGTTGTGCTGAGTTACATCGGCTTCACaaagaaaccatacatacatcGATCAACTCCACGTACCAACTGTCTGAAACCATTATTTCGGTATTTCATTGACAATTTCTAACACAATTTGTGAATACCGTTGGTGGAAATTGATTAACATTCTTCAGTTGAAATCTATAACGTTAACAGATACGTAACCATCGTAACCATTATTAAGTTATCCTACCACACTTTGGCCTAACCTTGTCGCATGATTGCGTAACAGTAGtagtcgtcgtagtagtagtagtcgtcgtagtagtagtagtagtggtcgTCCTCGTCGTGGCAGTAGGAGGTGGAGGAGTGCCACATGGTCGAAAGTAGGAGGATTGGATGTTTACATAGCGCACATCTTCAGACAACTATTACATGCTCTAGGCGCTGGCATATTTTCCCTCTTTCATTGgatatcagtctcaactccctggggaacatacaactcttgcagccaccagggcctagattttcgaagctctcttagcgctacgatagtcgttagtgccatgcattaacattaacttacgactatcgtagcgctaagagaacttcgaaaatctagggccAGACCCACCAAGttattgtggctttctcatccttaccaggtacccattcataGCTTGGTGGTcttggacacatagtcacagtccttggtccaagttcactgcacgttgctgtacccgaagttgggtgtttgcacgtattcatgtgtccaccatctggtcattcaCCATCGGATTCGTGGTTTCTTTTAAGAGCAttgggttgtgtactgtacacaaaGGGTTGTGGCagcactgaaagagtctgcacgcAAAGTACGACTCCAAggcttttacacccggtcacaggtgggcccGCCAGCTTGCCCACAATGCCCCTATGCTTCAAAGCACAACGTGGAATATAATTGATTATGTGGGATCGTGCTTGAAATTATAATCCACatgtatatttaagagctgtctTTAAGTAATCAAAGGTAAGTACATGCAGCACAACAAAGTCTGGATTATTTCCACAGCACAAGTTAATGTAGTACTCAAGAGTAGTTTAACTTGACCTGCAAAGTGTGCTTCAGTCTACATAGTCTGTCCATCAGACCTGGGGGTAAATGTTTGAAAAGGATTCTAGTTCAAGTCTAGAAACATTTCGCATGTCTAGATTGCCTTAAACGGGCAATGTTCAGGTTTTTAATGTAATTTCAGTTTTCTACCGATACATTTTTTTCTATTAAGGTACCTTTATTGATAGGACTAAAAATTTGGACTCAATGCTGAATCTTGTATTAGATGTTACAGGTCGCTCAGTATACTTCTGTAAAACCGTGGACCCACAGCTGTCAACACATGGTATTTATATTACAACTGAAACATGTAAAAATGTTACAGTAcattatgataataatgatatggAGAATGTTAAAACGTTTGTTTTACACGGGTAGTGAATATTGACATCTGATGGTGGAGTTGGATTCGCGCGGAGTGTTACCGTCTTTCGATCCAAGTAACAGCTGCACCTCTCAGAATACATATTGACCATTCAGTGGTGGCAGGTTGAGTTCACCCAATAGAATTTCTGGTGTCGGTGGTAAAGTTATTGAATTGTAGACACATACAGGACACTACGTGTAAAGCTGTCGTGGCAGACGACATGCAAAATTTCACTGGTCTTGTGATTGAGGTGTGATACTTATGACAAAGCTGAAGATTTAATCTCCCCTTTATCTGGACAATCTCAAACACCAGCAAACAGAAGATGGAATATAGCCGTTTATTCAACGTGTGTGTTTTATGTGCTTTTCTTATGTCCTCTGTTTACGGGAAAAAGTATGTAGGAGGTGATTACACGTTTGAGCTACCCGACAAGGAAAAGACGTGCTTTTCGGAAATATTCACAGACACTTCTAAGATACTGTTTGAATTTAAAGTGATTCGAGGCGGAAACAACGACGTGAATGCCAGAGTGATTTCCCCCACTGGGaaaattgtttacaaacaagagaagaTATCTGGGGACATTGTCACAATGGAACCAACATTGGGTGAATGGAAATATTGTTTCAACAATGAATTTTCGTCCATATCTCATAAGACAATATTCTTTAGTATCCGTCCATTTAATGTGGACTCCCTTTCAAAGGAAGCTGGCGAAAAACAGGTGCCTACAGTGAAAGTCGCCTCTGAAATGTCGATGGACGAAATTCATGTTATGATGTCTCACGTCAAAGAATTCCAAACAAGGTATCGTCTGCGCGAATCTGTAGGCCGCCATATTGCCGAACAACTTAACGGGCGCGTCATGTGGTGGTCTTTAGCCCAAGCAGTTATTGTATTGCTAACAGGGTTTGGACAAGTCATGATCTTTAAGACATTTTTCACCGAACGCAGGAAGACATCGAAACCGGGAGACGTCGAAACATGAACAGAGCTGGACAATAGGGTGAAGGTCGTTGCTGAAATCTGTGTTTAAGCAGTGTAGAAAACCGGTAGCGCCGTAGTCAGGCCCACTTAGGTATCACGTCATGTCATGTAATATGACGTTTTCATGATGTAACTGGTCAGCTGACATGGTAAACCATTCACTGTTTGTATCTTGTATTGTATGTGCAATGTTTGTGTAGAATACCAGTGTCGTTGTTAAGCATACCAGTATCGCTGTATTAAGCTCATATCATTTAGTTATCACCAAGAAAGTTTGTCATGTCATCTCATGTTATGTCATGTAATATGATGCCATCATAATGAAATTGATTACTTCTCAAGGTAAGCTTGTAACCTGTTTGTTGTATTGTGAGCTCAATGTTTGTGTAGAATAAACTCTATGTATGGCATCATGAGATGAGGTATCTGAAGTGTTTTGAGAAAGTGCTCTTTCTCACCAATAAGAACCCtcaaaacataataaaataatagtTAAAGATGAGGAGTCGATGATGTAGTTTCCACAGTTTATTCTGGAAGTGTGACTATTACAGCACGATACATAATACACATCACAATCATCACAACACACCTGCAAATATGAAAGAATGAACAATTATCTATAATATTTAGTTCACCTTGCATTGACATTTCAATGTAAATACAATAATAGTTTTGTACACAGTAGCCATATCAATATTTACAGTTAGTTGGAATATTTACTAAGGGAGACAAGAAAGATAATTATTATAATGATTCATCCcttaataaataaaacatatatacataaataacgtttcacacaaacaaagactgaacataaacattaacattataCCTTAATATAAATTTATCCTGTCTGACTTAACAATATGTAAAGAGACTTAATTGATGATTGAAATAGACTAAGTTACGAAATAAAACATAGTTGCTTAccttaaaacataataaaataatagtTAAAGATGAGGAGTCGCTGgtgtacactgacccaaaaaagaaacgcatagctgaaatctcatttttaaagtagattttttcggaaaatatggaatggaatgacaattaatgtaaatattaagtgtttttatagtcaatacaacccaaacagacaaacaaacacaacctctggtgattattcgccacaccacagcaccttgaaaacgctttgtataatctgcacgtgggaaaatctgaaagcattatgcacgtgcaaatgcaggatctcaatcttgattatgatggctataaaaggggacaggtcctgttgcgattcattcttcgaatttctttctatgcgacgcgaaaaatgccaaggttaaatgaagaaaacagaaatagagccattggacgtctggaagctgaggaaagtcagtcatcagttgccagacgtctgaatgtgaggcagagcacgatttcccgtctctggcaacgatacacgcaacacaactcgaccagagaccgtccaaggagtgggagaccaagggtgacaactccagcacaagaccgctacatccgggtgcttcatctgcgtaatcgggccgtataccgctgatcacgttcctgggctgcgtagagtctctccacaaaccatcaggaatcgcctaagagagcatggaattcgacctatgcgacctcatgcaggacctgttctgcatccccatcaccgtcgtgcacgtcttcagtggtgcaggaacgttcgggcatggaacctcttgaattggaggaggatctggttcagcgatgagtcacgttttctgctgtacagacatgatggaaggatgcgtgtttacagacgtcgaaatgagagatatgctcgacagtgcgttcgtgaggtcaacagacacggtggtggaggtgtaatgatgtggggaggcatatctatgaacggcaggacacagttggtgcatgtgcaagggaatctcaatgctgtacgctaccgggatgaaattctgaaccgtcatgttgttcctacaattgacgctagaagggaaattttccagcacgacaatgcaagaccgcacacagcacgcattaccacggatttccttgccaacaacaacattacagttcttccatggccctcaaaatcgccggatttgaacccaattgaacatttatgggaccaattgggtaaacggttacgacgtcgacagccgcagccacagacacgtctacagttggtgaatgcgttgcgagatgagtggagaagaatcccacaaaggcggatacgacgtcttatacagtcagtGCCCaagcgatgcagagcagtgattgatgcccgtggtggtcacaccagatactgactttctcactatgccatggaaaatagagacgcttaataccactgtgaatgattgtatatgtcttgacacacatttgttaatacccgtgtgaattatcattgctcaagttccattactttttgtgcaatttaagttaataaatcatctctcataacattggattttcacctatgcgtttcttttttgggccagtgtagtTTCCACAGTTTATTCTGGAAGTGTGACATAGGTTGCACACAGACCCGACTTTTATAGGTCTTCGCAGCTAAGGAAACTACGTCAGCAGACTCAATTACGTTATTTATAATTTAGACTTTTAATTTAACAATTAAACCTAACTACATGATTTTGTTAAACAATGGCATGGAGAACTATGAAATAATACTAATTAATTGAATTGGCGGTTGACAAGGTGAGCTATATTAATTACAAGCTCGCTTACTTGGCAACTAGATGTTGTTATAAGAGATTAACGGATTAGCGTCTGCCAAGCTTGAAACTTATGACAATGGCTTGAAACTTATGTTACAACAAAAGTggacaatataaatatatacataaattatgttAAAATATTACAGTAAAAATACTCTAAAATACTTGATATTAAAATAAGAAAAAGGTACACGTTTTGTCACTGGGACAGTTTTATTTGCACACAAAATCGTCCAGTGACGTCTTATGTTTTTCGTTGACAGTCAATACTCCCCATCTTTCTGCCCATGTACCATTCTTAAAATGACATGACATTCTCCACATGTCTTAGGAGTAACGGCACCTACACATTCTCTCGCTGGTGAATTTAATTAAATTGGAAGCCATTTGCAAGAatggtgtatttgtttcaggatcaACATACACAATGACATGATCGTACATTCACCGACCAGCAAAGTgacgcaactctggctttttgtaaagttttaaaataggagacatatacatgaatgctcacttttcatgagacatatttcttttcgaaaatgcgtttcttttgctgttcagaataCATCCAACAGACACGTTTCCTAACAAATGTAGTCAAGGCTTTACATCCAACAGACATGTTTCCTACCAAATGTAGTCAAGGCGTTACATCCAAAAGACATGTTTCCTACCAAATGTAGTCAAGGCGTTACATCCAAAAGACATGTTTCCTACCAAATGTAGTCAAGGCTTTACATCCAACAGACATGTTTCCTACCAAATGTAGTCAAGGCGTTACATCCAAAAGACATGTTTCCTACCAAATGTAGTCAAGGCGTTACATCCAACAGACATGTTTCCTACCAAATGTAGTCAAGGCGTTACATCCAACATACATGTTTCCTACCAAATGTAGTCAAGGCGTTAAGCGGCTGTCACAAAGAAGTGCTGatgcataggcggatccagaggagGGGCTGGGTGGGGGGTGTTTCAGAGGTACGCACCTcctcttttgtcctgaaattgtATTTAATGACCATTGAAgctcgggtgaaaatgaagtgcgCACTCCACAGCAcgcgcgcacgcgcacacacacacacacacacatttctgaAAATGCTGTATAAGTCATATTTGTATATCCACTTGTGACGAACATCCATGAATAGTATTGTAACATCATACTTACATCCTGTTGTTGCAGTGTTTCAACGCCGTATTTTTCTTGGTTCAAATTCTTTCAGTGTAATGCCCACAAACATATTTGGGCTCGACAAAGGCAGTCTTAGAAATACGTTCTTTAACACTAGTCCATAGGACTAGTGAAGCTGTTTGATGTTGACAACTATTCTGTTTGAAGGTGACAAAAATGATTATACTGTCTATATTTTCCAACGGTTCTATTCGGCACCAGTTTGTAGCAAAGCTGAACCATTGAGAGTGGACGTGGAAGTAACGTA
Proteins encoded:
- the LOC137294319 gene encoding transmembrane emp24 domain-containing protein 7-like, which gives rise to MEYSRLFNVCVLCAFLMSSVYGKKYVGGDYTFELPDKEKTCFSEIFTDTSKILFEFKVIRGGNNDVNARVISPTGKIVYKQEKISGDIVTMEPTLGEWKYCFNNEFSSISHKTIFFSIRPFNVDSLSKEAGEKQVPTVKVASEMSMDEIHVMMSHVKEFQTRYRLRESVGRHIAEQLNGRVMWWSLAQAVIVLLTGFGQVMIFKTFFTERRKTSKPGDVET